The genomic stretch GAAACACTTATTGTATTCCAAAATTTCTGCGCGATGCAAATGCTGTACATTTTCCATTTGTGATAACCATAATTTTTCTGCCGGCGACAATTTTTGTTTGTCGTTCAGGCAGTAATTGATGCACCTGCCGAATGATTTTCCTATGATGACCTTGCCAATCATTTTCTGCTAATTTTTTATCTTTCTTAATTATTTTCCTGCAAATAATTTTTAATTTCCGTTGTAAGATTTTTTACTTCTTCCGACTGCACTTTTAGTTCTGATCTTTCGGAAACACTCAATTCTTCAAAGCCGTTCCGTTTTTTGGCAATTTGATTGAGATTCGCCGCGAGATGATTGAGTGTTGCAGTGAAGCCTAAAACTTCTTTGGGAAGCGTTTTTATTTTCGGAAGAATTGTTCCTCTGAGTGCCATTTCCCGGATGTATTCGGATACGGAAAGAAAGAAACTTTTTGCTTTTGCTTCAATCAGTTTTCTTTCCACGGCTGTACATTTCACAGCAATAAACCTGTCGCGTTTGACGGACTTTTTCGGTCTTCCGCCAACATTTTTCTTCTGATTTTTTGCTTCTGTTATTGTCTTTATTTCCGTTTCCATCTCGTTACCTTTTTGTCGTGTCTTGTAACTTTTGTGTTATCTTGTTCCTTTATTTTTTGAATGCGTTAGCATGAAAAAAATCCCCGCCGAATGCGGTAGCATGAGGCGGCCGGCGGTTTTGGTATAACCAAAACATAGCTGGCTTCTTCCAAGCGCAGTTATCATCCTGAACACGCTCATTAGCCGAATCGAGGATTGCATTTTCATCAGCCTTTTTATTTTCAACCGCCGGCTGTTTTTTTTCATGATTTTTTTTGTGTTGTTTCATTGCTAAATGATATTTTTTGTTACAAAAAGTATTGCCCATGCAGGCTTATTTTTTTGTTGCTGCTTATTCAATTAATATTTATTGCCGGCAGATTTCTACCAACGGAAGCGCAACTTTTTGTGTTCCTGTTTTTGTTGTTGGATTTGCTTTTTTGAAAGCTGTTCTTTTTCATTCATCAACCACTCGTTAATGTCTTTGTATAAGGCATATTTTGTTGCCAAATTTTCGGCAACAATGTTGTTTGCTTTACCATATTTTTGGAGTGTGAGCGTACAATTTTTTGCGGGCGTATCGTTGTCCAACAGCAAAAAAACTTTGTCGTGTTGCAACAAAATCGGTTTTACTTTTTCCGCCATGGAAAGTGAATTAAGCACAAGCCAATTGCTCTGTTTGGAAATGAATTTTTCCTGTACCGCTGACAGAAAATCAAACACGCCTTCCGTTACGGCAACGGATGATTGATCGTCATTGAAAAAAGTATAATCTTTCGGAGCAATGCAGGATTTAAAATTCGGCGCGTTTAGTTCCCAACCGCCGCTATTATTTTGCAAGCAAAGCAGGACAAATTCAGCATTCGTTTTTTTATTGTACAATACAACTTCTTTGCAGAATTGTTGTGCGGTTTTCAACTTTATTCCGCGCGATTGAATGTATTGTATCAGCTGCGGGCTTTGAATGTCCCTGATTTCTTTGGCGTTAAAAGCGGGTTGCGTTTGAGCAACCGGATTTTGCCTTTGTACATTTTGCGGGTGAAAAGAAAAAACTTTTGAACCCAAAATATCTAACAGTTGTGATACATTGCAGTGATAAAACCGCACACCGAAATTGATAATATTGCCTCCTTCGCCTGTGCCGAAGTCATACCAAATATTTTTTTGCCGATTAACTTTAAAGGATGCTGTTCTTTCTTCCCGCAACGGCGAACGATACCAGTAATCATTGCCCCGAATTTTTGCAGGCTGAAAATGGAGTTCTGCAAGCAATTCAACAAGGCTGATTTGTTTAGCTGATTGGATATTTAATTGTTCATTCATGATGAAACAATTTTAGGAGTCAATAATGAAAGAGTTATTCCATCGGCTTTGAGGCTTCAATCAAGGGAATAAAAAAGACCTGCAAGCATAGCCTAAAGTGTCGCTATACTAGCAAGTCTTTCTAAATCTTCTAAGAAATGATTCGAAAATGCTCCAACTTGGGGCACAAAGCCACTCAAACGAGTGGCTTTTTTAATGCCTAAAACTTACTGTTTATAAGCCTTTCAGCCGATTATAAATATTTATACTTTCTTTTATTTGTTTGTTACCTTCTGTTACTTTCACAATTCTTGTTACTCTATTGTTATTCAAGTAACAAAAAACATCCACAAAATTCATACCTTTGGAAATAAAGGAAACCAAAGGAAAAAATAAAGGGTATTATGAGCGTTACTTTAAGAAAAAGAAAAAATGCCGATGGTTCACAATCTTTGTTGCTGGACATATACCACAATGGTAAGCGGCGTTATGAGTTTCTGAAACATTTGAAATTGGACAAGGGAACAACTTTGACCGAACGCCAACGCAACAAAGACAAATTAGAAACGGCGAAAAAAATTGCAGCGCATAGGGCTAATGAATTGGAATCTCACAATTATAAAGTAATTGTTGATGCCGGCAGAAAAGCCGATGTAATTCAATGGATGCAAGCCTTTGTGGATAAATATCAATTAAAGGATAAAAGAAATGTGCAGGGTGTTTTGAACAGATTTATTACATTCTTGAACGAAACAAAACAAAATGGATTGACCTTTGGCGATTTTAGTGAGAACATAGCAGTTGATTTTAGAAACTATCTTAACCATATATCCATAGGCGAGGGCGGCGCGAGCTATTTTGCACGATTTAAAAAAATGGTTAAGCGGGCATACAAAGATGGCTTGATGCTCAAAAATCCTTGTGAAGATGTAAAGACTATAAAGTACGATGCAAGAAAAAAAGATGTATTGACGCTGGATGAAATTAAATTGATTAATAACACTCCATGTCAAAGTAATGAAGTTAAAAACGCTTTTATTTTCAGTTGCATGACAGGCTTAAGGTGGTGTGATGTAAAGGGTTTGACATGGAAAGATTTTGATGTAAAGGAAAGCAAGTTGAAAGTATTGCAGGGAAAAACGCAAAAGGAAATATGGCAGAATCTGAACAGTACAGCGTTGAAAATATTGGAACGTCAAAACAAAGAGGATAAAACTATTTTCAAATTGCCGTCCGCCGATGGTGCAAACAAAACCATAAAGGCATTGATAAAGCGTGCCGGAATAACTAAAAAAATCACGTGGCACAATAGCCGCCACAGCTTTGGTACAAACCTTATTTTGAATGATGTAGGTGTATTAACGGCAAGTAAAATGCTGGGACACAGCACACTTGCACATACACAGCGTTATATAGATGCCGCCGATGAAATGAAACAGACGGCAAGTGAAAAATTAAGTATAGAAATTTAAACAATGCAATTACAACTAATTAAAACCGATTTATTAAAGCCTTTTGAAAAGGAAGTAAAAAGCACAGTAAGCAAATGTTTTAACGAGCTTACCGATAAAGAATTTACTATACAGAATTTTAAACACTATATGTTGGCGGGCGCGGTTGCTTCGTCCCAAATTGAGGGTAGCACATTAGATTTAAACAGCTTTTTCCAAAGCAAGGCAAACAACAAAAACAATAAGGAAGTAAAAGAAATTGAAGATTTGCTAAAGGCTTACCAATATGCAAAACGTTATTCACTTTCTCAAAAAGGTTTGTTGAAATGCCACCAAATTTTGGCTGCAACTTTCAGTAATATAACCCAAACTCAAAAAGGGAAATACAGAAAAACACAGGTAGGTATAAGAAGTTGGCAGGGACTTGTTTATTTGGCAATAGAGCCGGAAAAAGTGCCGAAAGCTATGGATGCCTTATTTGCCGATATTGAAGTGATTTTGGAGCAACCATTAACTTTGAAACAAACGCTTTATTATGCAGCTTACATACATTTTATGTTTACCAAAATACACCCTTTTGCAGATGGCAACGGACGCGCCGCGCGGCTTTTGGAAAAATGGTTTTTGGCGGAATGTTTGGGGCAAGCCGTGTGGGGCATACCTACTGAAA from Arachidicoccus sp. BS20 encodes the following:
- a CDS encoding plasmid mobilization protein, which gives rise to METEIKTITEAKNQKKNVGGRPKKSVKRDRFIAVKCTAVERKLIEAKAKSFFLSVSEYIREMALRGTILPKIKTLPKEVLGFTATLNHLAANLNQIAKKRNGFEELSVSERSELKVQSEEVKNLTTEIKNYLQENN
- a CDS encoding CHC2 zinc finger domain-containing protein yields the protein MNEQLNIQSAKQISLVELLAELHFQPAKIRGNDYWYRSPLREERTASFKVNRQKNIWYDFGTGEGGNIINFGVRFYHCNVSQLLDILGSKVFSFHPQNVQRQNPVAQTQPAFNAKEIRDIQSPQLIQYIQSRGIKLKTAQQFCKEVVLYNKKTNAEFVLLCLQNNSGGWELNAPNFKSCIAPKDYTFFNDDQSSVAVTEGVFDFLSAVQEKFISKQSNWLVLNSLSMAEKVKPILLQHDKVFLLLDNDTPAKNCTLTLQKYGKANNIVAENLATKYALYKDINEWLMNEKEQLSKKQIQQQKQEHKKLRFRW
- a CDS encoding site-specific integrase, which gives rise to MSVTLRKRKNADGSQSLLLDIYHNGKRRYEFLKHLKLDKGTTLTERQRNKDKLETAKKIAAHRANELESHNYKVIVDAGRKADVIQWMQAFVDKYQLKDKRNVQGVLNRFITFLNETKQNGLTFGDFSENIAVDFRNYLNHISIGEGGASYFARFKKMVKRAYKDGLMLKNPCEDVKTIKYDARKKDVLTLDEIKLINNTPCQSNEVKNAFIFSCMTGLRWCDVKGLTWKDFDVKESKLKVLQGKTQKEIWQNLNSTALKILERQNKEDKTIFKLPSADGANKTIKALIKRAGITKKITWHNSRHSFGTNLILNDVGVLTASKMLGHSTLAHTQRYIDAADEMKQTASEKLSIEI
- a CDS encoding Fic family protein produces the protein MQLQLIKTDLLKPFEKEVKSTVSKCFNELTDKEFTIQNFKHYMLAGAVASSQIEGSTLDLNSFFQSKANNKNNKEVKEIEDLLKAYQYAKRYSLSQKGLLKCHQILAATFSNITQTQKGKYRKTQVGIRSWQGLVYLAIEPEKVPKAMDALFADIEVILEQPLTLKQTLYYAAYIHFMFTKIHPFADGNGRAARLLEKWFLAECLGQAVWGIPTEKYYYDNRQAYYAGLNVGINYYDTLEQSNKILPFLTLLPKAVCYKPID